The region CACGCGCCGCGGCTTCTCGCGGAGGAACCGGGCGTAGCCGACGTAGGTGCGCTCCCGCAGCGACATCGCCTCGGCGCGCACGAGCCGGGCGGTCGGCATCCACGCGAACAGTCCGATGACGAGGATGATCGTCCACAGTCCGGGCCGCAGGAACACGCTCGCGACGATGACCAGCACCATCCACGGGATCGACGAGAGGAAGTCGACGAGCCGCATGAGCACCTCGTCGGTCGCGCCGCGGGCGTAGCCGGCGACGAGGCCGACCACGACGCCGATAGCGGTCGCGGTGAGCATGGCGAGAACGCCGACAGCGAGCGAGATGCGCCCGCCGTAGACGACGCGCGAGAAGTAGTCCCGGCCGAGCTCATCGGTGCCGAACCAGTGCTCCGCGCTCGGGGGCAGCCAGCGCGCGGCGAGGTCGGTGGTGGTCGGATCGAGCGGCAGCAGCGGCGCGAGCAGGCACACCAGCGCGAGCACTGCGAGGAAGCCGGCAGCCGCGATCGCGGGCGCGGATCGGAACGAGCGGGCACGCTGGCGCACGGCGGCGAGCGTCGTCGCGG is a window of Microbacterium terrae DNA encoding:
- a CDS encoding ABC transporter permease → MTAATTLAAVRQRARSFRSAPAIAAAGFLAVLALVCLLAPLLPLDPTTTDLAARWLPPSAEHWFGTDELGRDYFSRVVYGGRISLAVGVLAMLTATAIGVVVGLVAGYARGATDEVLMRLVDFLSSIPWMVLVIVASVFLRPGLWTIILVIGLFAWMPTARLVRAEAMSLRERTYVGYARFLREKPRRVVWRHVLPEATPTIIVAAAATISSAMLTEAALSFLGLGIQPPMASWGSLLETAQGSLARSPWLALIPGLLITATVLSFNVLGDALRRTVVERGDA